The Ensifer adhaerens genome contains a region encoding:
- the pcaF gene encoding 3-oxoadipyl-CoA thiolase, giving the protein MGEAYIVGGVRTPIGRYGGVLSGARPDDLAAHAIREALARVSSVPAEAIDEVVLGCANQAGEDNRNVARMAALLAGLPETVAGTTVNRLCGSGLDAVGYAARAIRLGEAEIVIAGGVESMSRAPFVMPKAESPFQRSTEIHDTTIGWRFVNPVMKAQYGIDSMPETAENVAAEFSISREDQDGFALRSQARAAAAQKSGRLAREIAPYPIKGRKGETTWVEQDEHPRETTIEKLAGLSTPFRANGTVTAGNASGVNDGAAALVLASGQAVERYGLQPLARVEGMATAGVPPRIMGIGPVSSTRRLLERLNLAIGDIEIVELNEAFAAQALACMRQLGLADDAPHVNPNGGAIALGHPLGMSGARLALTAALELEAQGAKRALAAMCIGVGQGISMLLTRP; this is encoded by the coding sequence ATGGGTGAAGCCTATATCGTCGGCGGCGTCCGCACGCCCATCGGTCGCTACGGCGGCGTGCTCTCGGGCGCCCGCCCGGACGATCTTGCGGCCCATGCGATCCGCGAGGCGCTGGCGCGCGTTTCGTCCGTTCCGGCCGAAGCAATCGACGAGGTTGTTCTTGGCTGCGCGAACCAGGCGGGCGAGGACAACCGCAATGTCGCGCGCATGGCGGCCCTGCTCGCCGGGCTGCCGGAGACGGTTGCCGGAACGACGGTCAACCGGCTCTGTGGGTCGGGACTGGACGCGGTCGGTTACGCCGCCCGCGCGATCCGTCTGGGCGAAGCGGAGATCGTCATCGCCGGTGGCGTCGAGAGCATGTCACGCGCGCCCTTCGTCATGCCCAAGGCCGAAAGCCCGTTCCAGCGCAGCACTGAAATCCATGACACGACGATCGGCTGGCGCTTCGTCAATCCTGTCATGAAAGCCCAATACGGCATCGATTCCATGCCGGAGACCGCAGAAAACGTCGCGGCCGAGTTCTCCATTTCGCGCGAAGACCAGGACGGTTTTGCGCTGCGCAGCCAGGCGCGCGCGGCGGCGGCACAGAAGAGCGGGCGTCTCGCCCGCGAAATCGCGCCCTATCCGATCAAGGGACGCAAGGGCGAGACGACATGGGTCGAGCAAGATGAACACCCGCGCGAGACGACGATCGAAAAGCTTGCCGGTCTGTCGACGCCATTCCGCGCCAACGGCACGGTGACGGCCGGTAATGCCTCCGGCGTCAACGACGGCGCAGCCGCGCTCGTCCTTGCTTCCGGCCAAGCGGTCGAACGCTATGGCCTCCAACCGCTCGCCCGGGTCGAGGGGATGGCAACGGCAGGCGTTCCACCACGCATCATGGGCATCGGCCCGGTGTCTTCGACCCGCAGGCTGCTGGAGCGTCTGAACCTCGCCATCGGCGACATCGAGATCGTCGAACTGAACGAGGCTTTTGCGGCGCAAGCGCTCGCCTGCATGCGGCAGCTTGGGCTCGCCGACGATGCGCCCCACGTCAATCCCAACGGGGGCGCCATCGCGCTCGGGCATCCGCTTGGCATGTCCGGTGCGCGCCTGGCGCTGACGGCGGCCTTGGAGCTTGAGGCGCAAGGAGCGAAGCGTGCGCTCGCTGCCATGTGCATCGGCGTCGGACAGGGCATCTCGATGTTGCTGACGCGGCCTTGA
- a CDS encoding acyl-CoA thioesterase, which produces MFRAKRPLRFGDCDPSGIAYFPSYLNILVGVTEDFFASLGFPWKTMNDERRIGVPTVRLDLTFSRPGFQGDDLEFALTVRSVGRSSLDMEHTVLARDTVLWTAKQRVVATSLDNHASLPWPDDIRAALTQHLETTDAHHPAT; this is translated from the coding sequence ATGTTCAGGGCCAAGAGACCGCTGCGCTTCGGAGACTGCGACCCCTCGGGGATCGCCTACTTCCCGTCCTACCTCAACATTCTCGTTGGGGTGACGGAGGACTTCTTCGCGTCACTCGGCTTTCCCTGGAAGACGATGAACGACGAGCGGCGGATCGGCGTACCGACGGTCCGGCTCGATCTCACCTTCTCGCGTCCGGGCTTCCAGGGCGACGATCTTGAATTCGCGCTTACGGTCCGCAGCGTCGGTCGGTCATCGCTCGACATGGAACACACGGTCTTGGCAAGGGACACGGTGCTCTGGACCGCGAAGCAACGGGTCGTCGCCACCTCGCTCGACAATCACGCCTCATTGCCGTGGCCGGACGACATCCGCGCCGCTCTGACACAACATCTGGAGACGACCGATGCACACCATCCTGCAACCTGA
- a CDS encoding 3-hydroxyacyl-CoA dehydrogenase NAD-binding domain-containing protein, with protein sequence MTEIRFSESVSARLEDDVLVVTIDNPPVNALSAHVRSGLMAALDHAAELSAIAGAVITGAGNTFIGGADIKEFGKPPVQPTLPDVIERIEAFGKPVVAAVNGAALGGGCEVALACHGRIASEKASFGLPEVKLGLVPGAGGTQRLPRLIGTVAAVDLIGTGRPVKAAEAVTLGLADSVATDPVFVALAFVQEQAGRPLRRTGMIAVPPADASAISAAEAKVLAKARGQAAPGEAVRLVKAAGEFGLKQGLSEERATFLRLRDSTESVALRHVFFAERAAGKVEGTEKVSLRRIETVGVVGTGLMGSGIAVSALISGYRVVALEQTEEGAASGRARIAETLDKTVRSGRLTAAGRDDCLTRLQTTAEAGDLANADLVIEAVFDDLAIKTDLFRRLDGIVAPGAILATNTSYLDPDVIAAATAVPSRVVGLHFFSPANVMRLVEVVDCAETAPEVLASALAFVKRLGKLPVACGVTEGFIGNRVFSAYRREAEFMLEDGALPEQIDAALEAYGFPMGIFAVNDMTGLEIAWARRKRQATTRDPAARYVEIADRLCEAGRLGRKSGRGWYAYPDGERAVDPEVTAVIEAARAVKRITPRAFTAEEILSRLLKAMADEGTALLAEGIAARPGDIDLVLINGYGFPAHKGGPMFAAAQGKDEAHG encoded by the coding sequence ATGACCGAGATCCGTTTTTCGGAGAGCGTTTCCGCCCGTCTCGAAGACGACGTTCTGGTCGTCACCATCGATAACCCGCCCGTAAACGCGCTCTCCGCGCATGTCCGGTCCGGCCTGATGGCGGCGCTCGACCATGCTGCAGAGCTCTCGGCGATCGCAGGCGCCGTGATCACCGGCGCCGGCAACACATTCATCGGTGGAGCGGATATCAAGGAGTTCGGCAAGCCGCCGGTCCAACCGACACTTCCTGACGTGATCGAGCGCATCGAGGCGTTCGGCAAGCCGGTCGTCGCCGCCGTCAACGGCGCGGCGCTTGGCGGCGGCTGCGAAGTGGCGCTCGCCTGCCACGGCCGTATCGCAAGCGAAAAGGCGTCGTTTGGTCTTCCCGAAGTCAAGCTCGGCCTCGTTCCGGGTGCCGGCGGGACGCAACGTTTGCCGCGGCTCATCGGCACGGTCGCGGCGGTCGATCTCATCGGCACGGGGCGCCCCGTCAAGGCGGCCGAAGCAGTGACGCTTGGCCTTGCCGACAGCGTTGCCACCGATCCCGTGTTTGTAGCGCTCGCTTTCGTACAGGAGCAGGCCGGCAGACCGCTCCGCCGCACAGGCATGATCGCCGTGCCGCCGGCGGACGCCTCCGCCATCAGCGCTGCAGAAGCGAAGGTTCTGGCGAAAGCCCGCGGCCAAGCGGCGCCCGGCGAGGCGGTGCGCCTCGTCAAGGCAGCCGGCGAATTCGGCCTGAAGCAAGGACTGAGCGAGGAGCGCGCGACCTTCCTGCGTTTGCGTGATTCGACGGAGTCCGTTGCCCTCCGGCACGTGTTCTTTGCCGAGCGCGCCGCCGGCAAGGTCGAGGGGACCGAGAAGGTATCGCTGCGCAGGATCGAGACGGTCGGAGTGGTCGGCACCGGGCTGATGGGATCCGGCATCGCGGTCTCCGCCTTGATCTCCGGCTACCGCGTGGTCGCACTGGAGCAGACGGAAGAAGGCGCCGCCAGCGGGCGGGCACGTATTGCCGAAACCCTCGACAAGACCGTGCGCTCCGGGCGGCTGACTGCGGCTGGCCGCGACGACTGCCTCACGCGGCTGCAGACGACCGCCGAAGCCGGAGATCTCGCGAATGCCGACCTGGTGATCGAAGCTGTCTTCGACGACTTGGCAATCAAGACCGACCTGTTTCGAAGGCTCGACGGCATCGTCGCGCCCGGCGCCATTCTTGCCACCAATACCAGCTACCTCGATCCCGACGTGATTGCCGCGGCGACGGCCGTTCCGTCGCGGGTGGTCGGTCTGCACTTCTTCTCTCCCGCCAATGTCATGCGGCTTGTCGAAGTGGTCGACTGTGCCGAGACGGCACCCGAGGTGCTGGCGAGCGCGCTTGCCTTTGTGAAACGTCTCGGCAAGTTGCCAGTTGCCTGCGGCGTCACCGAAGGTTTCATCGGCAACCGCGTTTTCTCCGCCTACCGCCGCGAGGCGGAGTTCATGCTGGAGGATGGCGCACTGCCTGAGCAGATCGACGCTGCGCTCGAGGCCTATGGTTTTCCGATGGGCATCTTCGCTGTCAATGACATGACCGGGCTCGAGATCGCCTGGGCGCGGCGCAAGCGCCAGGCCACGACACGGGATCCTGCCGCACGCTACGTCGAGATCGCCGACCGGCTCTGCGAGGCGGGGCGTCTCGGTCGCAAGAGTGGTCGGGGTTGGTATGCCTATCCCGATGGCGAGCGGGCCGTCGATCCCGAGGTCACAGCGGTCATCGAAGCCGCACGAGCAGTGAAGCGCATCACGCCACGCGCATTCACCGCGGAGGAGATCCTGAGCCGGCTTCTGAAGGCCATGGCCGACGAGGGAACGGCGCTGCTCGCCGAAGGCATTGCCGCCCGTCCCGGCGATATCGATCTGGTGCTGATCAACGGTTACGGCTTTCCCGCTCACAAGGGCGGGCCGATGTTCGCCGCAGCGCAAGGCAAGGACGAAGCCCATGGGTGA
- a CDS encoding RidA family protein produces the protein MHTILQPEGWAKPIGYANGVAATGRTVFVGGQIGWNAQSEFETDDFVEQVRQTLKNVVAVLAAGGAEPQHITTMTWYFTDKQEYVGNLRGIGQAYRDIIGRHFPAMAAMQVVALVEDRAKIEIQATAVIPD, from the coding sequence ATGCACACCATCCTGCAACCTGAAGGCTGGGCAAAGCCCATCGGCTACGCCAACGGCGTGGCTGCAACGGGCCGTACCGTTTTCGTTGGCGGTCAGATCGGTTGGAACGCGCAATCCGAGTTCGAAACGGACGATTTCGTCGAGCAGGTGCGTCAGACGCTGAAGAACGTCGTCGCGGTGCTTGCAGCCGGCGGCGCGGAGCCACAGCACATCACCACGATGACCTGGTACTTCACCGACAAGCAGGAATATGTCGGCAACCTGCGCGGCATCGGCCAGGCCTATCGCGACATCATCGGCCGGCATTTCCCGGCCATGGCGGCAATGCAGGTGGTGGCACTGGTCGAAGACCGCGCCAAGATCGAGATCCAGGCCACCGCCGTCATTCCCGATTGA